Proteins encoded by one window of Maniola hyperantus chromosome 10, iAphHyp1.2, whole genome shotgun sequence:
- the LOC117986162 gene encoding LOW QUALITY PROTEIN: uncharacterized protein (The sequence of the model RefSeq protein was modified relative to this genomic sequence to represent the inferred CDS: inserted 2 bases in 2 codons) → MMTMDVGMYNNQQNGYXAEYYQQGAAYQPPYEYHEGYYEPTPYFEPIIHNQTHEPAPVISTDTGLCYTNLDYGELQQNYPVHPLPPHPEAFKHREEHXPEEMHMHEHKLDNHYLETKYNMHFVDDSSMQYNHAGSPLPCGDFDPYAPKDEFGGLREGFPREGDMQGHHLGHQAHSSHAAVPTYKWMQVKRNVPKPTGKFDIFGT, encoded by the exons ATGATGACTATGGACGTCGGGATGTACAACAATCAGCAGAATGGGT ACGCCGAATATTACCAACAAGGGGCAGCATACCAACCTCCGTACGAATACCACGAAGGGTACTACGAACCGACTCCTTATTTCGAACCTATAATCCATAATCAGACGCACGAACCTGCCCCAGTGATCAGTACAGATACAGGACTGTGTTATACAAATTTGGACTATGGTGAACTACAGCAAAACTACCCCGTACATCCCTTACCACCCCATCCTGAGGCTTTCAAACATAGAGAGGAAC GACCTGAGGAGATGCATATGCATGAGCATAAACTAGACAACCATTATTTGGAAACGAAATATAACATGCATTTTGTGGATGACTCGTCCATGCAATACAATCACGCGGGGTCGCCCCTACCTTGTGGTGATTTCGACCCTTACGCCCCGAAAGACGAATTTGGGGGGTTAAGAGAGGGGTTTCCTCGGGAAGGGGACATGCAGGGCCACCACCTGGGCCATCAAGCGCACTCGTCTCACGCGGCAGTTCCTACTTATAAGTGGATGCAAGTTAAAAGGAATGTGCCCAAACCTACCGGTAAGTTTGATATTTTTGGTACTTAA